In Pedobacter sp. WC2423, the following are encoded in one genomic region:
- a CDS encoding MarR family winged helix-turn-helix transcriptional regulator, which translates to MEDVHDNERLIFKQVYFLKRHTDKAAAVHLASLMPIDFNMTFMPYFMSIGHEGISNHNLVNKIMVTKQGVSKTVKELERLDLTYTRKSETDARSIMIFLTAKGKQLYDTIYQMANNMTAEYIKLIGAKKYEEFIDTLIKISKWHEEQEKLL; encoded by the coding sequence ATGGAAGATGTACACGATAATGAAAGGCTAATTTTTAAACAAGTCTATTTTTTAAAGCGGCATACGGATAAAGCGGCGGCTGTCCACTTAGCCAGCTTAATGCCCATTGATTTCAATATGACCTTTATGCCCTATTTTATGAGTATTGGTCATGAGGGCATTTCCAATCACAACCTGGTCAATAAGATCATGGTAACCAAACAGGGAGTAAGTAAAACAGTAAAGGAACTGGAAAGACTAGACCTCACCTATACCCGTAAAAGTGAAACAGATGCCAGGTCAATCATGATCTTTTTGACGGCAAAAGGAAAGCAACTCTATGATACGATTTATCAGATGGCGAATAACATGACTGCAGAATATATAAAATTAATTGGTGCAAAAAAATACGAAGAATTTATAGATACGCTGATCAAAATTTCCAAATGGCATGAAGAGCAGGAAAAATTGTTATAA
- a CDS encoding SDR family NAD(P)-dependent oxidoreductase: MDLHLDSKTAFISGSTQGIGFAIARQLVKEGVSVILNGRTRQKIDLAVKSLQQEYPDGNISGIAADFSNQEEVQALINSLPPVDILINNVGIFELKPFDAITDADWMRIFEVNVMSGVRLSRALLPKMLEKNWGRVIFISSESGINIPDNMIHYGMTKTALVAISNGLSKLTKGTEITVNTILGGPTYSDGVAAVIQQIADAQNQDAEQLKAYISSSTNPTSLLQRFIDPQELANLAVYLSSPLSIATNGASLRADGGVLTGI, encoded by the coding sequence ATGGATTTACATTTAGATTCAAAAACAGCATTTATCAGCGGTTCTACGCAAGGTATCGGCTTTGCGATAGCCAGGCAGTTAGTAAAAGAAGGCGTAAGCGTTATCCTTAACGGGCGTACCCGGCAAAAAATAGACCTTGCTGTAAAAAGTCTGCAACAAGAGTATCCTGACGGTAATATTTCAGGAATTGCAGCCGATTTCTCTAATCAGGAGGAAGTCCAGGCATTAATAAATTCGCTGCCTCCAGTTGATATTCTGATCAACAATGTAGGCATTTTTGAACTCAAACCCTTTGACGCGATAACGGATGCTGACTGGATGAGAATTTTTGAAGTCAATGTAATGAGCGGAGTCCGGCTTTCCCGTGCTTTGTTACCAAAAATGCTGGAGAAGAATTGGGGCAGGGTGATTTTTATCAGTAGTGAATCTGGCATTAATATTCCTGACAACATGATTCATTATGGGATGACCAAAACGGCATTGGTCGCGATAAGTAACGGCCTGTCAAAATTAACTAAGGGTACTGAGATTACGGTGAATACTATATTAGGCGGACCTACTTATTCGGATGGAGTTGCAGCAGTTATACAGCAAATTGCTGATGCTCAAAACCAGGATGCGGAACAGCTCAAAGCCTATATTAGCAGCAGTACTAATCCAACTTCGCTCTTGCAGCGGTTTATTGATCCGCAAGAGCTGGCGAACCTTGCTGTTTATCTTTCCAGTCCTTTGTCAATTGCGACAAATGGTGCGAGCTTAAGGGCAGATGGTGGTGTCCTGACCGGAATTTAA
- a CDS encoding TolC family protein, translated as MKKLFFIISLIALSPVLHAQENAGDLKTLINQSFTYFPQFKELGQAIDVEQQRIMLAKSAGLPNVQATGSYRYTSPVSQISIPAGDHALDLQIMPKNNYNASLDASYTLWDFGVVKAGVDRAKAGLEYAKDNLEFNQNQMAFQVGNIYYQIAYLKNAISIQDSVINFLEVNKKDTEIKFKNGDALKYDVLSIQSSIDQEGNRKIELQNSLNKQYALMEYATGTRIKENSSDFVFPAANKYDLNEAVAEAQNNHPEFRLIKDRIQQAEAELKVSQTNGKPSLIMSGGTGYKNGFTPDLDKFRYNYSAGVTLNIPIYEGGRAKKQVRLSQSQLLAAKYSEGTLNNTYRKDIQQAMIDISSNTSSLVNSARQITEAKEAQKLAYSRYRNGIGTNLELTSASTNVQKAELTNLQYQYQLCIAQLTIAKLTGLKYW; from the coding sequence ATGAAAAAGTTATTCTTTATTATATCTCTGATTGCACTGTCTCCAGTTTTGCATGCACAGGAAAATGCAGGAGATCTCAAAACATTGATCAATCAGTCATTTACTTATTTCCCCCAGTTTAAAGAACTCGGGCAAGCTATAGATGTCGAACAACAGCGCATAATGCTGGCTAAGTCTGCTGGTTTGCCTAATGTACAGGCCACGGGCAGCTACAGGTATACAAGCCCGGTATCTCAAATCAGTATTCCTGCTGGTGATCACGCACTCGATCTCCAGATTATGCCTAAAAACAATTACAATGCATCACTGGATGCAAGTTATACGCTTTGGGATTTTGGTGTGGTAAAAGCTGGTGTGGACCGTGCTAAAGCAGGGTTGGAATATGCAAAAGATAACCTGGAGTTTAATCAGAACCAGATGGCATTTCAGGTAGGTAATATTTACTACCAGATTGCTTATCTTAAAAATGCGATCTCTATACAGGATAGTGTAATCAATTTTCTGGAGGTCAATAAAAAAGATACCGAAATAAAGTTTAAAAATGGAGATGCCCTAAAATATGATGTACTTTCTATTCAGTCCAGCATTGATCAGGAGGGAAATCGTAAAATAGAACTTCAAAATAGCCTGAATAAGCAATATGCCTTGATGGAATATGCAACAGGAACAAGGATTAAGGAGAATTCCTCAGATTTTGTTTTCCCTGCAGCCAACAAATATGACCTGAATGAAGCAGTGGCGGAAGCTCAAAATAACCATCCGGAGTTCAGACTGATTAAAGACAGGATTCAACAAGCAGAGGCTGAACTTAAAGTTAGTCAGACTAATGGTAAGCCTTCACTGATCATGAGTGGAGGAACCGGTTACAAAAATGGCTTTACACCGGATCTTGATAAATTCAGGTATAACTATTCGGCTGGTGTAACGCTTAATATTCCAATTTATGAAGGTGGAAGAGCCAAAAAGCAGGTGAGGTTATCACAAAGTCAGCTTTTAGCTGCTAAGTATTCAGAAGGAACCTTGAATAATACTTATCGTAAAGATATTCAGCAGGCGATGATTGATATTTCGAGCAACACTTCCAGCCTGGTGAATTCAGCAAGACAGATTACAGAAGCTAAAGAAGCACAAAAACTGGCGTATAGCCGGTATAGAAATGGAATTGGGACTAATCTGGAGCTGACCAGTGCAAGTACCAATGTACAAAAAGCAGAATTAACCAATTTACAATACCAATATCAGTTATGTATTGCACAACTGACTATTGCAAAACTAACGGGTTTAAAATACTGGTAA
- a CDS encoding winged helix-turn-helix transcriptional regulator — MPILWRLQANILRYGELKKDIPHITHKMLTSQLRELEEKQLIERTVYAVVPPKVEYKITAKGLKAIPVIEHIMKYGYELIQEAGIEYPPKI; from the coding sequence ATGCCTATCCTGTGGAGGCTTCAGGCTAACATTCTCAGATATGGAGAGCTGAAAAAAGATATTCCGCATATTACGCACAAAATGCTGACGAGCCAATTGCGGGAACTGGAAGAGAAACAACTTATTGAACGGACTGTTTATGCTGTTGTTCCACCCAAAGTTGAGTATAAGATTACTGCAAAAGGGTTAAAAGCAATCCCGGTAATTGAGCATATTATGAAGTACGGTTATGAACTCATCCAGGAAGCGGGTATTGAATATCCACCAAAGATTTAA
- a CDS encoding TetR/AcrR family transcriptional regulator, giving the protein MKGRPVTFDNEEVILKAQKVFWKKGYTATSLADLLTTTGMGSGSFYNTFKGGKKELFKKAIQQRREAFIQFKAQLDSSESPIDLIKDFFRSIAAADQQTHLQGCLISNTVTEMTFIDSDLENQSIAILKDVEKMFTAAIEKGQQEGRIKNQTNPVILGRYLITCWNGLNVTRRMYPDYQILQKQIEMQLDIIS; this is encoded by the coding sequence ATGAAAGGGAGACCAGTTACTTTTGACAACGAAGAGGTGATTTTAAAAGCCCAGAAAGTTTTTTGGAAAAAAGGATATACAGCTACTTCTCTGGCTGATTTATTAACGACTACCGGAATGGGCAGCGGCAGCTTCTATAATACTTTTAAAGGAGGTAAAAAGGAGCTGTTTAAAAAAGCAATACAGCAACGAAGGGAGGCATTTATACAGTTCAAAGCTCAACTTGACAGTAGTGAATCGCCAATTGATTTGATTAAGGATTTCTTTAGAAGTATTGCTGCAGCTGATCAGCAGACACATCTGCAAGGCTGCCTGATTTCAAATACAGTAACAGAGATGACCTTTATTGATAGTGATCTTGAAAATCAGTCTATAGCAATTTTGAAAGACGTTGAAAAAATGTTTACAGCTGCCATTGAAAAGGGACAGCAGGAGGGCCGCATTAAAAATCAAACCAATCCGGTTATTTTGGGCAGATATCTGATCACCTGCTGGAATGGATTGAATGTGACCAGAAGAATGTATCCTGACTATCAAATTCTCCAAAAACAGATTGAAATGCAACTGGATATAATCAGTTAA
- a CDS encoding DEAD/DEAH box helicase, producing the protein MPFKSLGLSPALLIALIDQKFTEPTPIQQAAIPAILHKKDVLAIAKTGSGKTASYVLPLLMNLQQTLGVKNRHANILVLVPARELAEQVKEVFHTFSKAIPEPVKTLAVYGGVSINPQMMAMQGVNVLVATPGRLLELVDSKAVHLSSIETLVLDEADKMLNLGFKEEVNKIIALLPEKRQNILLSATLNADLQHIHQILLHDPVVIKIAEEEESLDLINQVAYIVSDEKKGPFLRYLINHHEMKQVLVFASSVKQADAIVNKLRKNNIDAKAIHSKKSQGARTDALTHFKSGKLKVLVATDLMARGIDINFLPFVINYELPRSPKDYVHRIGRTGRADKPGDAISLVSQNELHHFEIIQKKMGKKVELIDSGILQTGI; encoded by the coding sequence ATGCCTTTTAAATCCCTGGGTTTATCGCCTGCTTTATTAATAGCGCTGATAGATCAGAAATTCACAGAACCCACCCCTATTCAACAAGCAGCTATACCAGCTATACTCCATAAAAAAGACGTCTTAGCCATTGCTAAAACAGGTTCTGGCAAAACTGCAAGTTACGTTTTGCCTCTTTTAATGAACTTACAGCAAACATTGGGTGTAAAAAACCGCCATGCAAATATACTGGTCCTGGTCCCGGCACGCGAACTTGCTGAACAGGTTAAAGAGGTTTTCCATACTTTCAGCAAAGCAATTCCTGAGCCTGTTAAAACGCTGGCGGTATACGGTGGTGTGTCCATCAATCCTCAGATGATGGCTATGCAGGGTGTAAATGTGCTGGTTGCCACACCAGGCAGGTTACTGGAATTAGTAGATTCAAAGGCAGTACATTTATCCAGTATTGAAACATTGGTCCTGGATGAAGCAGATAAAATGCTAAACCTTGGATTTAAAGAAGAAGTGAACAAAATCATTGCGCTATTACCTGAAAAGCGTCAAAATATACTATTATCAGCTACATTGAATGCTGATCTTCAACATATTCATCAAATTTTATTGCATGATCCTGTAGTGATCAAAATAGCGGAAGAAGAGGAATCACTCGATCTGATCAACCAGGTAGCTTACATCGTTTCGGATGAAAAGAAAGGGCCGTTTTTACGTTACCTGATTAATCACCATGAAATGAAACAAGTACTGGTTTTTGCTTCTTCGGTTAAACAGGCTGATGCTATTGTCAACAAGCTTCGTAAAAATAATATAGATGCAAAAGCTATTCATAGTAAGAAAAGCCAGGGTGCAAGAACTGATGCTTTAACACATTTCAAATCAGGGAAACTTAAGGTATTAGTGGCCACAGATTTAATGGCCAGAGGAATTGATATTAATTTTCTTCCTTTTGTGATCAATTATGAATTACCGCGTTCCCCAAAAGATTATGTTCACCGTATCGGAAGAACTGGCCGTGCAGATAAACCAGGAGATGCAATTTCATTGGTCAGCCAGAATGAATTACATCATTTTGAAATCATTCAGAAGAAGATGGGTAAAAAGGTAGAATTAATAGACAGCGGGATTTTGCAAACAGGAATATAA
- a CDS encoding HlyD family secretion protein gives MEPEEQTQSSAKKVVKLLFTGLIAIFICYFAFNKITHALTYESTDNAQLESNAVPVLSRVSGYINDFKLLDYQQVRKGDTLVVIDDSEYVLAVKQAEADLLAAKADLSSAESQIPAIGSDQDVASAGISVEEVTLKQAKRDVARDETLFKEGSITQRQYERSQSSYQTAVRMLASSKSKLKQAGTQKGNANALIQRAKANISAREIALEKAKLNLSYTRIVAPADGKLGKTNLKSGQYVQGGQQLFNLVSNDNYWIVANFKETQIEHMKAGQLVDIVIDGYPDHKITGTISGFSDATGAKFSLLPPDNSTGNFVKVTQRVPVTIQINQAEALKGMLKAGLSAAIDVKVK, from the coding sequence ATGGAACCCGAAGAACAAACCCAATCCTCCGCTAAAAAAGTTGTAAAACTGTTATTTACTGGCCTTATCGCCATTTTTATCTGTTATTTCGCTTTTAACAAAATTACACATGCGCTCACTTATGAAAGTACTGACAACGCGCAGCTGGAATCAAATGCAGTTCCTGTCCTGAGCAGAGTTTCTGGTTATATCAATGATTTTAAATTATTAGATTATCAGCAAGTACGAAAAGGAGATACCCTGGTGGTGATCGATGATAGTGAGTATGTGCTTGCTGTAAAACAAGCTGAAGCAGATCTTTTGGCTGCAAAAGCAGACCTGAGCAGTGCGGAATCTCAAATTCCTGCAATTGGTTCCGATCAGGATGTTGCTTCTGCAGGAATCAGTGTCGAAGAAGTGACTTTGAAACAGGCGAAAAGGGATGTAGCCCGTGATGAAACCTTATTTAAAGAAGGATCAATCACCCAGAGACAGTATGAAAGAAGTCAATCTTCTTATCAGACCGCTGTCCGCATGCTGGCTTCCAGTAAAAGTAAACTCAAACAAGCTGGAACACAAAAAGGGAATGCCAATGCATTGATCCAGCGTGCAAAAGCAAACATCTCTGCGCGGGAAATAGCACTTGAAAAAGCGAAATTAAACTTAAGTTATACCAGGATTGTGGCCCCTGCCGATGGTAAGCTCGGCAAAACAAATCTTAAAAGCGGACAATATGTACAAGGTGGCCAGCAATTGTTTAACCTGGTGAGTAATGATAATTACTGGATAGTTGCCAATTTCAAAGAGACCCAGATTGAGCATATGAAAGCAGGGCAGCTGGTAGATATCGTTATAGACGGATACCCTGATCATAAAATTACAGGGACCATATCCGGCTTCAGTGATGCTACAGGTGCAAAATTCTCTTTGCTGCCACCTGATAATTCTACCGGAAACTTTGTTAAAGTTACACAGCGTGTACCAGTTACTATCCAGATCAATCAGGCGGAAGCGCTTAAAGGAATGCTGAAAGCCGGCCTTAGTGCAGCGATAGATGTAAAGGTTAAATAG
- a CDS encoding MFS transporter, with protein sequence MTLAFSNTDRKRTLLLVLAVFSISNILSAIAPSFSFLLFARALPAVLHPVFWSIGLAVAAGAVPHSESPKAVSIVFGGLTLATVFGIPMTTFMAELFSWRASFVLSAIINSISFFSLWIFLPFIPVANVKIKTSYWKILGNRKLLFNLLLACLIISAMFSTYGYMADYLKNVTHMNGSAIGLMLLIFGITGVAGNYFSGKLLSKNKERTTLLFIISLLGIHSLTYFAGANYSLMVFVIIFWGFIHAGGFLISNVNITSSTSEAPEFINSIFTSCGNLAVTIGSTIGGLAILKTGIHQLPWTSVVLLGLSLLVFALKSLTK encoded by the coding sequence ATCACATTAGCATTCTCGAATACCGATAGAAAAAGAACTTTATTGCTTGTATTAGCAGTGTTTTCGATTTCCAATATACTCTCTGCTATTGCGCCATCATTTTCATTTTTACTCTTTGCCCGTGCTTTGCCAGCAGTTTTACATCCTGTTTTCTGGTCTATTGGTTTGGCCGTTGCAGCAGGCGCTGTACCTCACTCTGAGTCACCTAAAGCTGTTAGCATTGTATTTGGAGGATTAACTTTAGCTACAGTTTTTGGAATACCTATGACAACATTTATGGCAGAACTGTTTAGTTGGAGGGCTTCTTTTGTTTTGTCTGCTATTATCAATAGCATTTCATTTTTTTCCCTCTGGATTTTTCTTCCTTTTATCCCTGTTGCCAACGTGAAAATCAAAACTTCTTATTGGAAAATACTAGGGAACCGTAAGCTGCTGTTCAATCTTTTATTAGCTTGTCTGATAATTTCAGCAATGTTTTCGACTTATGGTTATATGGCTGATTATTTGAAAAATGTCACTCACATGAATGGTTCAGCAATCGGGTTAATGTTGTTGATATTTGGTATAACTGGTGTTGCAGGAAATTATTTTTCCGGCAAACTTTTAAGCAAAAACAAGGAAAGAACCACGCTGCTTTTTATCATATCATTGTTAGGAATTCATAGCTTGACTTATTTTGCGGGAGCAAATTACAGCCTGATGGTATTTGTCATCATATTCTGGGGATTTATCCATGCTGGTGGTTTCCTGATCAGCAATGTAAATATCACTTCTTCAACTTCAGAAGCACCTGAATTCATTAATAGTATTTTCACTTCATGTGGAAATCTGGCCGTAACAATCGGATCAACGATTGGTGGATTGGCCATCCTAAAAACTGGTATTCATCAGTTACCATGGACAAGCGTTGTTCTGCTTGGCCTGTCACTACTGGTATTCGCGTTAAAGAGCCTCACAAAATAG
- a CDS encoding DinB family protein, which yields MDNEIHHRGQGYVYLRSLGIEPPFFWDRP from the coding sequence ATAGACAACGAAATCCATCATCGCGGACAAGGGTATGTATACTTGCGGAGCCTGGGCATTGAACCTCCTTTCTTTTGGGACAGACCCTGA
- a CDS encoding helix-turn-helix domain-containing protein, whose protein sequence is MPQETSLEEFYQKVTATLPVDINREIGHFNVFEIETLFDQKTGTRIMPYSRRAYYKISLIRGKNRAEYADKVIEIPESALLFATPKIPYNWVAHDDDQTGLFCIFTAEFLAKNKVGVALDDLPIFQPGQLPIFQLSAEESAELEIIFRKMHREMDSSYLYKYDLIRNFVMEVIHYGQKLQPIFPFHTVQNAAERITSLFVELLERQFPIETSGQRLMLRTAKDYADRLAVHVNHLNKVLKESSGQTTTRIITMRIIQEAKILLKQTDWSISDISYSLGFDDLAHFSNFFKKHTAMTPIAFRS, encoded by the coding sequence ATGCCTCAGGAAACATCCTTAGAAGAATTTTATCAAAAAGTTACGGCCACTCTTCCTGTAGATATCAACAGGGAGATTGGCCATTTCAATGTTTTTGAAATTGAGACGCTATTTGATCAGAAAACCGGTACCCGGATTATGCCCTATAGTAGAAGGGCTTATTATAAGATTAGTTTGATCAGGGGTAAAAACAGGGCAGAATATGCCGATAAAGTAATTGAAATCCCTGAAAGCGCCCTGCTTTTTGCGACACCAAAAATTCCTTATAACTGGGTAGCGCATGATGATGATCAGACCGGGCTTTTCTGCATTTTTACGGCAGAATTCCTGGCTAAAAATAAAGTTGGGGTAGCCCTGGATGACTTGCCTATCTTTCAGCCAGGTCAATTGCCCATCTTTCAGCTTTCAGCAGAAGAAAGTGCTGAGCTTGAAATCATTTTCAGGAAAATGCACCGGGAAATGGACTCCAGCTATCTTTATAAATATGACCTGATCCGTAATTTCGTGATGGAAGTGATCCACTACGGGCAAAAACTGCAGCCTATATTTCCATTTCATACCGTACAAAATGCTGCGGAGAGAATCACTTCATTATTTGTAGAGCTATTGGAAAGGCAGTTTCCAATTGAAACTTCAGGGCAAAGATTAATGCTGCGTACAGCTAAGGACTATGCAGACCGGCTTGCTGTACATGTAAATCACCTGAATAAAGTATTGAAGGAAAGCTCTGGCCAAACCACGACCAGAATCATTACCATGCGTATAATTCAGGAAGCAAAAATACTATTGAAGCAAACAGACTGGAGTATTTCGGACATCAGTTATAGCCTTGGATTTGATGACCTGGCCCACTTTTCAAACTTTTTCAAAAAGCATACTGCTATGACGCCGATTGCCTTTCGCTCGTAA
- a CDS encoding tol-pal system YbgF family protein: protein MKDEIRMAVSLPQELENEVFELSDLACELLEEGKVEEALEKIKLAWEKVPGTKFNTSVSHLVLCTLIPVLNTAGQYNEALNLAKEWIADLETSGYKIYHTMPYILQGETLLFLKDADAAKEAFYQAVKYGAKKRDFSDQPAFYLEVAQKKLNDNQEIMTRFEEEVLSRSVTILRSEIVELSAEVSAPIEELSEQGNDLFEEEKYLECIQVWNEALSLIPEPQNSYSEAFWLEASIGDCYFMRNDFEQSLLHFLNAKGNIGTNAYENPFVMLRLGELFLERDHFNDAKEFLLRAYMLEGEEIFETENEKYFVFLKQNIELTKPG from the coding sequence ATGAAAGACGAGATACGTATGGCAGTTTCCCTGCCACAGGAATTGGAAAATGAGGTTTTTGAATTAAGCGATCTGGCTTGTGAATTACTGGAGGAAGGTAAAGTAGAAGAAGCATTAGAAAAAATAAAGCTTGCCTGGGAGAAAGTACCGGGGACCAAGTTCAATACTTCTGTTTCACATCTGGTCTTATGTACTTTAATTCCTGTTTTGAATACAGCAGGTCAATATAATGAGGCATTAAACCTGGCTAAAGAATGGATAGCAGATCTGGAAACCTCTGGTTATAAAATCTATCATACCATGCCTTATATTTTACAAGGAGAAACCTTGTTATTTCTTAAAGATGCAGATGCGGCAAAAGAAGCTTTTTATCAGGCAGTAAAGTATGGCGCTAAAAAAAGAGATTTTAGTGATCAGCCAGCTTTTTATCTGGAGGTAGCTCAAAAGAAGCTGAATGATAATCAGGAGATTATGACACGCTTTGAGGAGGAAGTTTTATCCCGGTCTGTTACCATACTAAGATCTGAAATCGTGGAGCTTTCAGCAGAGGTCAGCGCACCTATTGAAGAATTAAGTGAACAGGGAAACGACTTATTTGAAGAAGAAAAATATCTGGAATGTATTCAGGTCTGGAATGAGGCTTTGTCTTTAATTCCTGAACCCCAGAATTCCTATAGTGAAGCATTCTGGCTGGAAGCTTCCATTGGAGATTGCTATTTTATGCGGAATGATTTTGAACAATCCCTTTTACATTTTTTAAATGCAAAAGGGAATATCGGGACCAATGCCTACGAAAATCCATTTGTGATGCTGCGTTTAGGGGAGTTGTTTTTAGAACGGGATCATTTCAATGATGCCAAAGAATTCCTGCTACGGGCTTATATGCTGGAAGGAGAGGAAATATTTGAGACAGAAAATGAGAAGTATTTCGTGTTTTTAAAACAAAATATTGAACTCACGAAGCCCGGTTAA
- a CDS encoding DHA2 family efflux MFS transporter permease subunit, with the protein MEGERNKLIKIIIVITCITAAIMELIDTSIVNVALTNISGTLGATLEDASWVVTAYAIANVIVIPLTGFLSRYFGRKNYYLASIILFTLASYMCGNSSSLWMLVLWRFVQGIGGGALLSVSQGILFDQFKPEEKGIAGGIFGMGIVIGPTIGPILGGYIVDNYHWALIFDINIPIGIIAALLTWKFVDKKADEYNIDKKSIPIDYIGILSLTIGVGALQYILEKGQSDDWFEDEHIRYLTAAAVLGLGLFIWWELTTKNPAINLRVMKSRNLIGSNILTFVCGFGLFGSVYLFPVMVQRVMGYTPTESGLSMIPGALVTIFAMPFIGAGLGKGVKPIYFVALGFALFILHGYTSSQAAPDADKWWFIITQICRGVGTGCLTVPLLSQAVVGLKPEDMPYGISLNNMFRQLGGAFGIAIMNTYATNRFATHRMDLVSNLQGNNPLLGERLNGITQGLIAKGMNPALARQAAYGALDHSLSNQAQMQAYLDGFLLIAIFFVCTIPFMLLLKNETMDAETRAKVAAAAH; encoded by the coding sequence ATGGAAGGCGAAAGAAATAAGCTTATAAAAATAATCATTGTAATTACCTGTATTACAGCTGCTATCATGGAGCTGATTGATACTTCGATTGTCAATGTAGCGCTGACCAATATTAGCGGAACGCTCGGGGCAACACTTGAAGATGCCTCATGGGTAGTGACTGCTTATGCGATTGCAAACGTGATTGTTATCCCGTTAACAGGCTTTCTAAGTCGTTATTTTGGAAGAAAGAACTATTACCTCGCCTCAATTATCTTGTTTACGCTGGCTTCCTATATGTGCGGCAATTCATCTTCTTTATGGATGCTTGTATTGTGGCGGTTTGTACAGGGAATAGGAGGTGGTGCATTACTTTCTGTTTCGCAGGGAATTCTGTTCGACCAGTTTAAGCCAGAAGAAAAAGGCATTGCAGGTGGTATATTCGGAATGGGAATTGTTATCGGGCCAACCATCGGGCCTATTCTTGGCGGATATATCGTAGACAACTATCACTGGGCACTGATATTTGATATTAATATTCCCATCGGGATCATTGCTGCCCTGCTTACCTGGAAATTTGTAGACAAGAAAGCTGATGAATATAATATTGATAAGAAATCGATTCCGATTGATTACATCGGTATTCTATCTCTAACAATAGGTGTTGGTGCGCTTCAGTATATTCTGGAAAAGGGCCAGTCTGATGATTGGTTTGAGGATGAACATATCCGCTACCTGACTGCAGCTGCCGTATTAGGACTGGGACTGTTTATCTGGTGGGAACTGACGACTAAAAACCCGGCTATCAATTTAAGGGTCATGAAAAGCAGGAACCTGATTGGGAGTAACATATTGACCTTTGTATGTGGTTTCGGATTATTCGGCTCTGTATACCTGTTCCCGGTCATGGTGCAGAGAGTTATGGGGTATACCCCAACAGAATCGGGCTTGTCGATGATTCCGGGAGCGCTTGTCACCATATTTGCGATGCCTTTTATTGGCGCAGGTTTAGGTAAAGGAGTAAAGCCAATCTATTTTGTAGCACTGGGTTTTGCCCTGTTTATTTTACATGGATATACTTCTTCACAGGCTGCTCCGGATGCTGATAAATGGTGGTTTATCATTACACAGATTTGTCGTGGAGTAGGTACAGGATGTTTAACTGTACCCTTGTTAAGTCAGGCTGTGGTAGGGCTAAAACCTGAAGATATGCCTTATGGTATTTCGCTCAACAATATGTTCCGTCAGCTTGGAGGCGCATTTGGTATTGCAATTATGAATACTTACGCCACTAACCGTTTTGCAACACACCGGATGGATCTGGTTTCTAATTTACAGGGCAATAATCCGCTGTTAGGGGAGCGGCTGAATGGAATCACACAAGGTCTGATTGCTAAAGGAATGAATCCAGCATTAGCCAGACAAGCTGCCTATGGCGCATTAGACCATAGTTTATCCAATCAAGCACAGATGCAAGCCTATTTAGACGGCTTTCTGCTGATCGCCATTTTCTTTGTGTGCACGATCCCCTTTATGCTCCTGCTGAAAAATGAAACGATGGATGCAGAAACAAGAGCAAAAGTTGCAGCAGCGGCTCATTAA